A genomic window from Vitis riparia cultivar Riparia Gloire de Montpellier isolate 1030 chromosome 16, EGFV_Vit.rip_1.0, whole genome shotgun sequence includes:
- the LOC117933404 gene encoding lysM domain-containing GPI-anchored protein 2-like, with protein MGSTTMLLALFFISLLTIVPIVQAAFTRVSITRSATRSVLISCISPSTTTLSAIQTLFDVKHLRTLLGTNSFPTSTSPRQSIAAKDKVIILFRRRCSNGTRTSNHRLVCAVQKGDGLYHIVAEVFARLVAYQEIRAVDDILDVSLIGVGSGLWIPVSYGCGEVNRSKTVHHEHVAEAGSSMGMIVEECDTYHETLLRLNGTASQIPRIFSRLTCRCDSGE; from the coding sequence ATGGGTTCTACTACCATGCTTCTCGCCCTATTCTTCATCTCCTTGCTCACCATTGTGCCCATAGTTCAGGCAGCCTTCACCCGTGTCTCCATCACCAGATCCGCCACTCGCAGCGTTCTCATCAGCTGCATCTCCCCCAGCACCACTACTCTATCCGCCATCCAGACCCTCTTTGACGTCAAACACCTTCGAACTCTACTCGGCACTAATTCCTTTCCGACCTCGACCTCACCGCGCCAAAGCATAGCCGCAAAGGATAAGGTCATCATCCTCTTCCGCCGCCGCTGCTCGAACGGAACCAGAACCTCGAACCATCGACTGGTGTGCGCTGTGCAGAAGGGCGACGGGCTGTACCATATCGTGGCGGAGGTGTTCGCGAGACTGGTGGCGTATCAGGAGATTCGAGCAGTGGACGATATTCTGGACGTGAGCTTGATTGGAGTAGGATCAGGGCTGTGGATTCCGGTGTCGTATGGCTGTGGTGAGGTGAACAGATCGAAGACGGTGCACCACGAGCACGTAGCGGAAGCCGGGAGCTCCATGGGGATGATTGTGGAGGAGTGTGACACCTATCATGAGACGTTGTTGAGGCTCAACGGCACGGCATCACAGATCCCAAGGATCTTCAGCCGTCTAACGTGCAGGTGTGATTCTGGGGAATAA